The following proteins are encoded in a genomic region of Amyelois transitella isolate CPQ chromosome 14, ilAmyTran1.1, whole genome shotgun sequence:
- the LOC106132409 gene encoding beta-1-syntrophin, translated as MVENGASSGGSDSPNATCSRSGLLETLVRGVWYRVHCSLEDDYLSVCLDDGYDATTTLNGTLNNNNVETPNSDFTEVPEAIANQKRLVQVVKSDNNGLGISIKGGIENNMPILISKIFKGMAADLTEQLYVGDAILSVNGEDLKDATHEEAVKALKRAGKMVQLEVKYLREVTPYFRKASIISEVGWELQRGYMAEAPPSPPSPRRRRADTRYVPLLMACVAKNLRHNDPEERTIEVYSPDGVHALALRASSAGAAAGWHRALHAAARRAARAALARARPRLRPLLGDVRYAGWLARRPPQDHVSASGGSDSSDEAEGWQPTFVAITDRELRLYEAAPWSGEAWCAPSESFSLAATRLAWWRRAAHGGATLGLRAGTPAGLVVRALRADTPHDLAAVAGALVDGAHAAVRAQPEFTFRCRFRGACARLALGAGGVCVWEAAGSLGRGGARALYRRPLHALRASADDDRAQLWLHFADDDTLELDMEGSPKPAVFILHNLLSARVHSLPGEAATNPL; from the exons ATGGTTGAGAACGGTGCATCTAGTGGTGGGAGCGACAGCCCCAATGCCACTTGCTCGCGCTCAGGACTTCTTGAAACTCTAGTTCGTGGAGTATGGTATCGGGTACATTGCTCTTTGGAGGATGATTATCTGAGTGTTTGTTTGGATGACGGGTACGATGCTACAACCACACTTAACGGAACGCTTAACAACAACAATGTAGAGACACCTAACAGTGACTTCACTGAAGTACCTGAAGCTATAGCAAACCAGAAAAGATTAGTACAGGTGGTAAAGTCAGACAATAATGGGCTTGGTATATCTATAAAAGGTGGCATTGAAAACAATATGCCAATATTGATATCTAAAATATTCAAGGGTATGGCAGCGGATCTAACGGAACAGTTGTATGTGGGAGACGCAATTCTTTCAGTTAATGGAGAAGATTTGAAAGATGCCACACATGAAGAAGCTGTTAAAGCTTTAAAAAGAGCAGGAAAAATGGTTCAACTAGaag TGAAATATCTGCGTGAAGTCACGCCATATTTCCGTAAAGCATCGATAATAAGCGAGGTGGGATGGGAACTACAAAGGGGCTACATGGCGGAGGCTCCTCCTTCGCCGCCGTCAccgcgccgccgccgtgcTGATACCCGCTATGTACCGCTGCTGATGGCATGTGTGGCTAAAAACCTTCGACATAATGACCCAg agGAACGCACAATCGAAGTTTACTCTCCCGATGGTGTTCACGCTTTGGCTCTCAGAGCGAGCTCAGCGGGTGCTGCGGCGGGCTGGCACAGAGCATTGCATGCCGCCGCCCGGCGCGCCGCACGTGCTGCTCTGGCGAGAGCTCGGCCGAGACTGAGGCCATTGTTAGGGGATGTCCGGTACGCGGGATGGTTGGCTAGGCGTCCGCCGCAGGATCAT gtTAGCGCTTCAGGGGGTTCTGATAGTTCGGATGAAGCAGAGGGCTGGCAGCCAACATTCGTGGCCATTACAGATCGTGAACTGAG ATTGTATGAGGCGGCACCGTGGTCCGGTGAGGCGTGGTGCGCGCCCAGCGAGAGCTTCAGCCTCGCCGCCACGCGCCTCGCCTGGTGGCGCCGCGCCGCGCACGGGGGCGCCACGCTCGGCCTGCGCGCCGGCACGCCCGCCGGCCTCGTG GTGCGAGCCCTCCGCGCGGACACGCCGCACGACCTGGCGGCGGTGGCGGGCGCGCTGGTGGACGGCGCACACGCGGCCGTGCGCGCGCAGCCGGAGTTCACCTTCCGCTGCAG ATTCCGCGGCGCGTGCGCGCGCTTGGCGCTGGGCGCGGGCGGCGTGTGCGTGTGGGAGGCGGCGGGCTCGCTGggccgcggcggcgcgcgcgcgctGTACCGCCGCCCGCTGCACGCGCTGCGCGCCTCCGCCGACGACGACCGCGCCCAGCTGTGGCTGCACTTCGCCGACGACGACACGCTG GAGCTAGACATGGAAGGCAGCCCGAAGCCGGCAGTATTCATCCTGCACAACTTGCTCTCCGCGCGCGTGCACTCACTGCCGGGAGAAGCGGCCACGAACCCGCTATAA
- the LOC106132434 gene encoding retinoid-inducible serine carboxypeptidase: MWLYLLIFSILSQQSVFGQFGDFEQEYGYVTVRQGAHMFYWLFYTTADVPNYTDRPLIVWLQGGPGGSSTGIGNFEILGPMDLSLQERNYTWVKNFNVLFVDNPVGTGFSYVDELQFLTTTNDQIALDFVELMRGFYADNPMFEGVDLYIYGQSYGGKMAVDMALRMHEAEEAGTIRSNLRGIAMGNAWISPVDATLTWGPLLLAAGLVNQEGYEAIQASAREAERLFNEGQYVASTNQWAATQSVVFRHTTNVDFYNILTKMPTNLPDSRSDLELSRDMLIHNKPYSTPVDDRNEYNLQYLMNNLVKPALEIPDHVSWGSQSNAVFAYQNGDFMKPVTEGIEKLLNETNIIVTKYNGNLDLICDTPGQILWVDRLKWPGAEAYRNATRQPIWEDGKLEGYYKAHGNFRFFWINVAGHSVPRDNPAGSNAFLRDMTSFG; this comes from the exons ATGTGGCTTtatttattgatcttttcaattttatctcAGCAATCAGTTTTTG GACAATTTGGTGACTTCGAACAAGAGTATGGCTACGTAACCGTAAGACAGGGCGCACATATGTTCTACTGGCTGTTTTACACCACAGCAGATGTTCCCAACTACACGGATAGGCCACTGATAGTGTGGCTGCAAGGAGGTCCCGGGGGATCCTCTACGGGCATCGGAAACTTTGAGATATTAGGGCCAATGGACTTGTCCCTTCAGGAAAGGAACTATACATGG GTAAAAAACTTCAATGTTCTTTTTGTGGATAACCCAGTTGGAACAGGATTCAGTTATGTTGACGAACTGCAGTTTTTAACAACAACCAATGATCAAATAG CTTTGGATTTCGTAGAACTAATGAGAGGGTTTTACGCCGACAATCCCATGTTTGAAGGAGTGGACTTGTATATCTACGGGCAGTCATATGGCGGGAAAATGGCTGTCGACATGGCTCTTAGAATGCATGAG GCTGAAGAAGCCGGTACCATCAGATCGAACCTTCGCGGTATTGCCATGGGAAATGCTTGGATATCTCCGGTAGACGCAACTCTCACCTGGGGGCCGCTACTGCTGGCTGCTGGCTTGGTAAATCAAGAAGGATACGAAGCTATCCAGGCTTCAGCCCGAGAAGCCGAACGTCTCTTCAACGAGGGACAATACGTAGCGTCCACCAATCAATGGGCTGCAACCCAAAGTGTTGTCTTCCGGCATACCACTAATGTGGACTTTTATAACATACTGACGAAAATGCCTACAAATTTACCAGATTCTCGGAGTGATTTGG AGTTGTCACGAGATATGCTTATTCACAACAAGCCTTACAGCACTCCCGTAGACGACCGAAACGAATACAACCTCCAATACTTGATGAACAACCTGGTGAAACCTGCTCTTGAGATCCCAGACCATGTCTCATGGGGTAGCCAATCGAACGCGGTGTTTGCCTACCAAAATGGCGATTTTATGAAGCCAGTTACAGAAGGGA TTGAGAAACTTTTAAACGAAACCAACATCATTGTAACAAAGTACAATGGAAATCTTGACCTCATTTGTGATACTCCAG GCCAAATTCTCTGGGTCGACAGACTGAAGTGGCCTGGGGCGGAGGCCTACAGGAATGCCACCCGGCAACCGATATGGGAGGACGGAAAGCTGGAGGGTTACTACAAGGCACACGGAAACTTCAGATTTTTCTGGATCAATGTGGCAGGCCATAGT GTCCCGAGGGATAATCCAGCTGGAAGTAATGCGTTCTTACGGGATATGACGTCATTTGGATAG